The following are encoded together in the Glycine max cultivar Williams 82 chromosome 8, Glycine_max_v4.0, whole genome shotgun sequence genome:
- the LOC100792780 gene encoding phosphatidylinositol 4-kinase gamma 7 — MYPDLDTCLHDEMAVATFKGPPSECCGNGKMERKPSGRRRVFVQTETGCVLGMELDRRDNAHTVKRKLQVAFNVPTEASSLICGDMVLKNDLSVVRNDSPLLLTRTFLHRSSSTPCLSPTGRDLLQRDQSGPIEVIGCSDMFSGTKQLVKDIMKAIKVGIEPIPIQSGLGGAYYFRNSNGENVAIVKPTDEEPYAPNNPKGFVGKALGQPGLKRSVRVGETGFREVAAYLLDHDHFANVPFTALVKVTHSIFNVNDRVNGSMHHNKKQISKIASLQQFIPHDFDASDHGTSSFPVAAVHRIGILDVRILNTDRHAGNLLVRKLEGFGRFDQVELFPIDHGLCLPETLEDPYFEWIYWPQASIPFSDDELDYIYHLDPFRDSEMLRMELPMIREACLRVLVLCTIFLKEAAAFGLCLAEIGDMMSREFQGLHEEPSELELICIEAKKLLDQEELFSYEAEVEDKDVIQFQLDCEDRDLDFTTNIEEKLTVMPPFQVGATNGIIRNTLSRLEESVMEDEAESEGELPFGGDEYNGPVGNGVPNVSRLSVSVKNTRTGEKSRQQMGVKQKSGFLAGTSSGNTTVNELPASSCFVKLTDMDEERWNQFLENFQRLVIPAFVNCKRGNVSKKQRQRLGTSCQF, encoded by the coding sequence ATGTATCCTGATTTGGACACCTGTTTACATGATGAGATGGCGGTTGCAACCTTTAAAGGACCTCCTAGTGAGTGTTGTGGGAATgggaaaatggaaagaaagcCTTCTGGGAGGAGACGTGTGTTTGTTCAGACTGAAACTGGGTGTGTTTTGGGAATGGAATTAGATAGAAGGGACAATGCCCATACTGTGAAAAGGAAATTGCAGGTTGCCTTCAATGTCCCAACTGAGGCAAGCTCACTTATATGTGGGGACATGGTCTTGAAGAATGACCTAAGTGTGGTTAGAAATGATTCTCCACTTCTACTCACTAGGACCTTTTTACATAGGAGTTCATCTACCCCTTGCCTTTCACCTACTGGCAGGGATCTTCTGCAGAGGGATCAGAGTGGACCAATTGAGGTTATAGGTTGCTCAGATATGTTTTCAGGAACCAAACAGCTGGTTAAGGATATTATGAAGGCAATAAAAGTTGGCATTGAACCTATCCCCATTCAGAGTGGATTAGGAGGTGCATATTATTTTAGGAACAGCAATGGTGAAAATGTTGCTATTGTGAAACCAACTGATGAGGAGCCTTATGCACCAAACAATCCTAAAGGTTTTGTTGGCAAAGCTCTTGGACAACCAGGACTGAAACGTTCAGTGAGGGTTGGGGAGACAGGTTTCAGAGAAGTTGCAGCCTACCTTCTTGACCATGATCATTTTGCCAATGTACCCTTTACTGCCCTTGTAAAGGTCACACattctatttttaatgttaatgACAGGGTCAATGGTAGTATGCATCATAACAAAAAGCAAATAAGCAAGATTGCATCTCTGCAGCAGTTTATTCCTCATGATTTTGATGCAAGTGATCATGGAACTTCTAGTTTCCCTGTTGCTGCTGTTCATAGGATTGGGATTTTGGATGTACGAATTTTAAACACAGACAGACATGCAGGAAATCTTCTGGTCAGAAAGCTTGAAGGGTTTGGAAGGTTTGATCAAGTGGAGCTTTTTCCCATTGATCATGGTCTTTGTCTCCCTGAAACTTTGGAAGATCCTTATTTTGAATGGATCTATTGGCCTCAGGCATCAATTCCTTTCTCAGATGATGAGCTCGACTATATATATCACCTAGACCCATTTCGTGATTCAGAAATGCTTAGAATGGAGCTTCCCATGATTCGAGAAGCATGCTTGCGGGTTTTGGTTCTCTGTACTATCTTCCTCAAGGAAGCAGCAGCTTTTGGTCTTTGTCTAGCAGAGATTGGTGACATGATGAGTAGGGAATTTCAGGGTCTCCATGAAGAGCCAAGTGAGCTTGAGCTTATCTGTATTGAAGCAAAGAAACTTTTAGATCAGGAAGAATTATTTTCTTATGAAGCAGAAGTAGAAGACAAAGATGTGATTCAGTTTCAGCTAGATTGTGAGGATCGGGATTTGGATTTCACTACAAACATAGAAGAGAAACTGACTGTAATGCCACCATTTCAAGTTGGAGCTACAAATGGAATCATTAGAAACACACTTTCTAGACTAGAGGAAAGTGTGATGGAGGACGAGGCTGAGAGTGAAGGGGAGTTGCCCTTTGGTGGTGACGAATACAATGGTCCTGTAGGAAATGGTGTGCCTAATGTTTCAAGGCTTTCTGTGTCTGTGAAAAACACGAGAACTGGTGAGAAAAGTAGGCAGCAGATGGGTGTAAAGCAAAAGAGTGGCTTTTTGGCTGGGACATCATCTGGAAACACAACTGTGAATGAGTTACCTGCAAGCTCATGTTTCGTGAAGCTAACAGATATGGATGAAGAGAGGTGGAATCAGTTTCTTGAGAATTTCCAGAGGTTGGTGATCCCAGCTTTTGTTAATTGCAAACGAGGAAATGTGAGCAAGAAGCAGAGACAGAGACTTGGAACTTCATGCCAGTTTTAG
- the LOC100792253 gene encoding probable leucine-rich repeat receptor-like serine/threonine-protein kinase At5g15730-like isoform X1, which yields MVDQADLVIVCVSVGVALGVLIACLIYFGIRWYKKRAHRLSRSANEPSLTTIPIRTNGLETSIDFSASLTSSIATSRSPNPHNPHKSSHSTWWSHQNKDGFASVSGILKYSYKEIQKATQNFTNTLGEGSFGTVYKAMMPTGEVVAVKMLGPNSKQGEKEFQTEVLLLGRLHHRNLVNLLGYCIDKGQFMLVYEFMSNGSLENLLYGEEKELSWDERLQIAGDISHGIEYLHEGAVPPVVHRDLKSANILLDHSMRAKVSDFGFSKEEVFDGRNSGLKGTYGYMDPAYISSSKFTVKSDIYSFGIIIFELITAIHPHQNLMEYIHLAAMDYDGVDGILDKQLVGKCNLEEVRQLAKIAHKCLHKSPRKRPSIGEVSLGILRIKQKRLMKEDSMSFASSNFSRSVSQIEEQQVELTKITTINHREMG from the exons ATGGTTGATCAAGCTGATTTAGTTATCGTTTGTGTCTCTGTTGGGGTGGCCCTTGGAGTTTTGATTGCTTGCCTCATATATTTTGGCATAAGGTGGTACAAGAAGCGAGCTCATCGTCTTAGCCGATCTGCGAACGAGCCTAGCTTAACAACTATCCCTATACGAACAAATGGATTAGAAACTAGCATTGACTTCAGTGCTTCTCTCACCAGTTCCATAGCCACTTCAAGGTCACCAAATCCTCACAATCCTCACAAAAGCTCACATTCAACTTGGTGGAGTCATCAGAATAAAGATGGGTTTGCTTCGGTATCAGGCATTCTGAAGTACTCATACAA agaaattcaaaaggcCACACAAAACTTCACAAATACATTGGGAGAAGGATCATTTGGCACAGTTTATAAAGCAATGATGCCTACAGGAGAGGTGGTAGCTGTGAAGATGCTTGGACCCAATTCTAAACAAGGGGAGAAAGAATTTCAAACAGAG GTGCTTCTGCTAGGAAGACTGCATCATCGGAATCTTGTAAATTTGTTAGGATACTGCATAGATAAAGGACAGTTTATGCTGGTTTATGAGTTCATGAGTAATGGAAGTTTAGAAAACCTTTTATATG GTGAAGAAAAGGAATTGAGTTGGGATGAAAGGCTGCAAATTGCTGGTGATATTTCACACGGAATAGAATACCTTCATGAAGGG GCAGTCCCACCCGTCGTACATCGTGATTTGAAATCCGCGAATATATTACTTGATCACTCAATGAGAGCTAAG GTTTCTGATTTTGGGTTCTCAAAGGAAGAGGTCTTTGATGGTCGTAATTCTGGCCTTAAAGGTACATATGGCTACATGGACCCAGCATACATTTCCTCAAGCAAGTTCACAGTGAAGAGTGACATTTACAGTTTTGGTATAATAATTTTTGAACTCATCACTGCCATCCACCCACATCAAAATTTGATGGAATATATCCACCTT GCTGCAATGGATTATGATGGTGTAGATGGAATTCTTGACAAACAACTTGTGGGAAAATGCAATCTTGAAGAAGTGAGGCAGCTTGCTAAAATTGCACACAAATGTTTACACAAATCACCTAGGAAACGCCCCTCCATAGGTGAGGTTTCGCTGGGTATATTGAGGATTAAGCAAAAGCGCCTCATGAAAGAAGACTCCATGTCATTTGCAAGCAGTAACTTCTCCCGAAGTGTGAGTCAAATAGAGGAGCAACAGGTTGAATTAACTAAAATAACCACCATAAACCACAGGGAAATGGGGTGA
- the LOC100793648 gene encoding uncharacterized protein isoform X1 — protein MKRRNTDQMMKITLLSTLLLGCLLVMTVQGDSSAGVVPVEEGNKNKLGVSSQKEPFVRSGAGHVRKLGLGGKKFGTNEVTSVDSKNGKGAYGGETSKISGKDDDGLKKSSGSRDQKNDDQKLMMMGPKEYLKSTKFFVVPRRIPTSTYPKSCSQDCIIAVPVKSSLGSSSSSHEHQISEETPQKDETQRFADAAKEIANMMNKDYHGRPSHRPPINNNEPRN, from the exons atgaaaagaagAAACACTGATCAGATGATGAAGATCACGTTGCTCTCAACCCTTTTACTAGGATGTCTCTTGGTCATGACTGTCCAAGGAGATTCATCAGCAGGAGTTGTTCCAG TTGAGGAAGGGAATAAAAACAAGCTTGGAGTGTCATCTCAAAAG GAACCATTTGTGAGAAGTGGAGCTGGTCACGTGAGGAAGCTGGGGCTTGGTGGAAAGAAATTTGGCACAAATGAGGTGACAAGTGTGGACTCTAAGAATGGAAAAGGAGCATATGGAGGAGAGACTTCAAAGATTTCAG GTAAGGATGATGATGGTTTGAAGAAGTCTTCTGGATCACGAGACCAAAAGAATGATGATCAG AAGCTTATGATGATGGGACCAAAGGAATATTTGAAATCCACCAAGTTCTTCGTAGTTCCAAGAAGAATTCCCACCAGCACGTACCCGAAGTCATGTTCACAAGACTGCATTATTGCTGTGCCAGTTAAATCCAGCTTAGGGAGTTCCTCATCAAGTCATGAACATCAAATTTCTGAAGAAACACCTCAGAAAGATGAGACACAAAGATTTGCTGACGCTGCAAAAGAGATTGCAAACATGATGAATAAGGATTATCATGGAAGACCGAGTCACAGGCCACCAATCAATAACAATGAGCCTAGAAATTGA
- the LOC100793648 gene encoding uncharacterized protein LOC100793648 precursor: MKRRNTDQMMKITLLSTLLLGCLLVMTVQGDSSAGVVPAVTVVEEGNKNKLGVSSQKEPFVRSGAGHVRKLGLGGKKFGTNEVTSVDSKNGKGAYGGETSKISGKDDDGLKKSSGSRDQKNDDQKLMMMGPKEYLKSTKFFVVPRRIPTSTYPKSCSQDCIIAVPVKSSLGSSSSSHEHQISEETPQKDETQRFADAAKEIANMMNKDYHGRPSHRPPINNNEPRN; the protein is encoded by the exons atgaaaagaagAAACACTGATCAGATGATGAAGATCACGTTGCTCTCAACCCTTTTACTAGGATGTCTCTTGGTCATGACTGTCCAAGGAGATTCATCAGCAGGAGTTGTTCCAG CGGTAACTGTAGTTGAGGAAGGGAATAAAAACAAGCTTGGAGTGTCATCTCAAAAG GAACCATTTGTGAGAAGTGGAGCTGGTCACGTGAGGAAGCTGGGGCTTGGTGGAAAGAAATTTGGCACAAATGAGGTGACAAGTGTGGACTCTAAGAATGGAAAAGGAGCATATGGAGGAGAGACTTCAAAGATTTCAG GTAAGGATGATGATGGTTTGAAGAAGTCTTCTGGATCACGAGACCAAAAGAATGATGATCAG AAGCTTATGATGATGGGACCAAAGGAATATTTGAAATCCACCAAGTTCTTCGTAGTTCCAAGAAGAATTCCCACCAGCACGTACCCGAAGTCATGTTCACAAGACTGCATTATTGCTGTGCCAGTTAAATCCAGCTTAGGGAGTTCCTCATCAAGTCATGAACATCAAATTTCTGAAGAAACACCTCAGAAAGATGAGACACAAAGATTTGCTGACGCTGCAAAAGAGATTGCAAACATGATGAATAAGGATTATCATGGAAGACCGAGTCACAGGCCACCAATCAATAACAATGAGCCTAGAAATTGA